Proteins encoded by one window of Lycium barbarum isolate Lr01 chromosome 11, ASM1917538v2, whole genome shotgun sequence:
- the LOC132616640 gene encoding scarecrow-like protein 21: protein MRPSQNPEDMNKLNMFYNQPGEDQESFSLPSINNPNNSQSFYADLGQRTQFSALKPDQICYVDSSTGNSSEFVSDICPSEMHHSPDDTYHSSGNSSCFTSDVTDLKHKLRELENAMLGPDLESLESYNTTPLAAANQISSESDKLVEMLIACAKAIEENNLITAEWLMSELRLVVSVCGSPIQRLGAYMLEGLVARLASSGSSIYKALRCKEPTSVELFSYMHFLYEICPYFKFGYLSANGAIVDAMKDENSIHIIDFQIAQGSQWITLIHALAARPGGPPRICITGIDDSTSAYARGGGIEIVGQRLSSVAASCNVPFEFHPVAASCSDVEIEHLKVRRGEPLAVNFALVLHHMPDESVGTQNHRDRLLRMVKSLSPKIVTLVEQESNTNTAQFFPRFLETLNYYLSVFESIDVALPRDHKQRINVEQHCLAREIVNILACEGAERVERHELLERWRSRFFMAGFKPYPLSSSVNATIKTLLDNYDKSYTLDERNGALYLGWMTRDLVASCAWK, encoded by the exons ATGAGGCCTTCTCAAAACCCTGAGGATATGAATAAGCTCAACATGTTCTATAACCAGCCCGGAGAGGATCAAGAATCATTTTCCCTGCCTTCCATTAACAATCCAAACAACAGCCAGTCGTTCTATGCTGATCTTGGTCAGCGGACACAGTTCTCTGCCTTAAAACCCGATCAAATCTGCTATGTTGACTCATCGACTGGAAATTCAAGTGAATTTGTTTCTGATATATGTCCTTCAGAAATGCATCATTCTCCTGATGATACGTATCACTCTTCAGGTAACAGTTCGTGTTTCACTAGTGATGTTACTGACCTGAAGCACAAGTTAAGGGAACTTGAAAATGCCATGCTGGGGCCCGATTTAGAAAGCTTGGAATCATATAATACTACACCATTGGCTGCAGCCAATCAAATTTCATCGGAGTCCGAtaaattggttgaaatgctaatTGCTTGTGCTAAAGCAATAGAGGAGAATAATTTGATAACAGCTGAATGGTTAATGTCGGAACTACGCTTGGTGGTATCAGTTTGTGGGTCCCCAATACAACGTTTAGGAGCCTATATGCTGGAAGGTTTAGTTGCAAGATTGGCCTCCTCGGGTAGCTCCATCTACAAGGCCTTAAGGTGCAAAGAGCCTACTAGCGTTGAGTTATTCTCGTACATGCACTTCCTTTATGAAATCTGCCCGTACTTCAAGTTTGGATATTTGTCAGCAAATGGTGCAATTGTTGATGCCATGAAAGATGAGAACTCGATTCATATAATCGATTTCCAGATCGCCCAGGGTAGCCAGTGGATCACATTAATCCATGCTCTTGCAGCCCGGCCTGGTGGACCCCCACGAATCTGCATCACAG GGATTGATGATTCCACATCGGCTTACGCCAGAGGGGGAGGGATAGAAATTGTCGGTCAGAGGTTATCGAGTGTTGCTGCATCTTGCAATGTACCTTTCGAATTTCATCCCGTGGCTGCTTCTTGTTCCGACGTTGAGATCGAGCATCTTAAGGTTCGGCGGGGGGAACCGTTGGCTGTGAATTTTGCACTCGTCCTGCATCATATGCCCGATGAGAGTGTGGGCACTCAAAATCACAGAGACCGGCTTCTAAGGATGGTTAAAAGTTTATCTCCCAAGATTGTGACCTTAGTCGAGCAAGAGTCCAACACTAATACAGCTCAGTTCTTTCCAAGGTTTTTGGAGACATTGAACTACTACCTATCCGTATTCGAATCGATAGATGTGGCTCTACCTAGGGACCATAAACAACGAATCAACGTCGAGCAACATTGCTTGGCCCGGGAAATTGTGAACATATTAGCATGTGAAGGGGCAGAAAGAGTGGAGCGTCATGAGCTTCTTGAAAGGTGGAGGTCACGATTTTTTATGGCTGGGTTTAAACCGTATCCGTTAAGCTCTTCAGTAAATGCTACTATCAAGACCTTGCTGGATAATTATGACAAGAGTTATACGCTTGATGAGAGAAATGGCGCTCTTTATCTTGGCTGGATGACTCGAGATTTAGTTGCCTCTTGTGCTTGGAAATAG